Proteins encoded together in one Pelodiscus sinensis isolate JC-2024 chromosome 33, ASM4963464v1, whole genome shotgun sequence window:
- the LOC142823346 gene encoding maestro heat-like repeat-containing protein family member 7 translates to MDSRVEEGAIYDIEEQLHTRDTSPAALQRFLLAVTPACLAALQRGEDTLAPRCCKDTMMARIVEIMEDSPPPLVLADCLNAACSLSTLQPPLRAQLLSPLLTAAVGQSVSGDWQQEPIHTQQFIRALPYDLQALLASLLAESPDTARLQLIMEHLSPWLESRLPQERARALGSTTALLGVATTLPGFDPS, encoded by the exons atggactcccgggtggaggaaggggccatctatgacatcgaagagcagctccacacccgggacacg agcccagccgccctgcagcggttccttctggccgtcacccccgcctgcctcgccgccctccaaaggggcgaggacaccctggcgccgcgctgctgcaaggacaccatgatggccaggatcgtt gagatcatggaggactcgccccccccgctggtcttggccgactgcctcaacgccgcctgcagcctcag caccttgcagcctcccctgcgggcccagctcctgagccccctgctgacggcggccgtgggacagtcagtgtctggggactggcagcaggagcccatccacactcag cagttcatccgggcccttccctacgacctccaggccctactggcgagcctcctcgccgagtccccagacaccgcccggctgcagctcataatggag cacctgagcccgtggctggagtcccgcctgccccaggagcgagccagggcccttggcagcaccacggccctgctgggagtcgccaccaccctcccggggtttgac